A stretch of the Bordetella genomosp. 8 genome encodes the following:
- the nadD gene encoding nicotinate (nicotinamide) nucleotide adenylyltransferase, which translates to MNRIGLLGGSFDPIHIAHIALARAALRELHLSQVQLIPAAAPWQRQPLQATAEQRCEMVRLAIASEPGIVLNTMEIDRGGPTYTVDTVSALPRGPRYVWLLGSDQLANFCTWRDWRIIVDRVDLAVAVRPGTPLDPPTDLREHLAALGRQVETLPFAEMPVSASAVRERLARGLPVDDLLPEPVCRYIGAHQLYRD; encoded by the coding sequence TTGAACCGCATCGGCCTGCTCGGCGGCAGTTTCGATCCCATCCATATCGCCCATATCGCGCTGGCGCGTGCTGCGCTGCGCGAACTCCACCTGTCGCAGGTCCAGCTGATCCCGGCCGCCGCGCCGTGGCAGCGGCAACCGCTGCAGGCAACTGCCGAGCAACGCTGCGAAATGGTTCGCCTTGCGATCGCCAGCGAGCCGGGCATCGTGCTCAACACGATGGAAATCGACCGCGGCGGCCCGACGTATACGGTGGATACCGTCAGCGCCCTGCCGCGCGGGCCGCGCTACGTCTGGTTATTGGGATCGGATCAGTTGGCCAATTTCTGCACATGGCGCGATTGGCGCATCATCGTCGACCGGGTGGACCTGGCCGTGGCCGTGCGTCCCGGCACCCCGCTGGATCCCCCGACGGACCTGCGGGAGCACCTGGCCGCACTGGGGCGCCAGGTCGAAACCCTGCCCTTCGCCGAAATGCCTGTCTCCGCATCCGCTGTCCGCGAGCGCCTGGCACGCGGGTTGCCGGTCGATGACCTATTGCCGGAGCCGGTGTGCCGATATATCGGGGCCCATCAGCTCTACCGTGACTAG
- a CDS encoding Maf family protein produces MPSDSYLESRSDPRLYLASASPRRRELLKQMGLVHRVLDVPAPPGEDEPRHAGEPAADYVRRTAREKAVRGERYRQEQGLPPRPLLAADTTVILDGDVLGKPSDRDDAIRMLARLSGSSHEVHTAVALYAHDRLHEKVSITTVRMRTLEADEIARYCDSGEPYGKAGAYGIQGLAAAFIERIEGSYTGVMGLPLFETAALLRRVDIILP; encoded by the coding sequence ATGCCGTCCGATTCCTATCTCGAATCCCGATCCGATCCTCGCCTGTATCTTGCGTCGGCCAGCCCGCGCCGCCGCGAATTGCTCAAGCAAATGGGCCTGGTGCATCGAGTACTCGACGTCCCGGCGCCGCCGGGCGAAGACGAGCCCCGGCATGCCGGCGAACCGGCCGCGGATTACGTCCGCCGGACCGCGCGCGAAAAAGCCGTGCGTGGGGAACGCTACCGCCAAGAGCAGGGTTTGCCGCCCCGGCCGCTGCTGGCCGCCGATACCACCGTCATCCTGGATGGCGACGTGCTGGGCAAACCGTCGGACCGGGACGACGCCATCCGCATGCTCGCACGCCTGTCGGGCTCCAGCCACGAAGTCCATACCGCCGTCGCGCTGTACGCACACGATCGGCTGCATGAGAAGGTGTCGATCACGACAGTGCGCATGCGGACGCTGGAGGCCGATGAAATCGCACGTTATTGCGATAGCGGCGAACCCTACGGCAAGGCCGGCGCATATGGAATACAGGGCCTGGCGGCCGCCTTCATCGAACGTATCGAAGGCAGCTATACCGGCGTGATGGGATTGCCTCTTTTCGAAACTGCGGCGCTGCTAAGGCGGGTCGACATCATCCTGCCCTGA
- the rlmH gene encoding 23S rRNA (pseudouridine(1915)-N(3))-methyltransferase RlmH: MKLIVIAVGNRMPAWVETAWDDYARRLPSDCALELREVKPEPRTSGKTPAQMMAAEARRIEAAAPAGALRIALDERGRDLTTAALAKNLEQWRGQGRDVAFLVGGPDGMDAALKSSCNGLIRLSSLTLPHPMVRVLLAEQLYRAWAILSNHPYHRA; the protein is encoded by the coding sequence GTGAAGCTGATCGTCATCGCGGTCGGAAACCGGATGCCGGCGTGGGTGGAAACGGCGTGGGATGACTACGCCCGCCGCCTGCCGTCCGATTGCGCGCTCGAGTTGCGCGAGGTCAAGCCCGAACCTCGGACCAGCGGCAAGACGCCCGCGCAGATGATGGCCGCGGAAGCCAGGCGCATCGAAGCAGCCGCCCCCGCGGGCGCGCTGCGTATCGCGCTGGATGAGCGCGGGCGCGACCTGACCACGGCGGCGTTGGCCAAGAACCTGGAGCAATGGCGCGGGCAAGGGCGCGACGTCGCGTTCCTGGTCGGCGGCCCCGACGGGATGGATGCGGCGCTGAAATCCTCCTGCAACGGGCTGATCCGCCTGTCATCCTTGACCCTGCCACACCCCATGGTTCGCGTGCTGCTGGCCGAACAGCTTTATCGAGCCTGGGCGATCCTGTCGAATCACCCGTATCATCGGGCCTGA
- the rsfS gene encoding ribosome silencing factor, with translation MEIQKLQRAVIDALEDVKAQDIKVFNVTHLTSLFDRVVIASATSNRQTRALASSVANRGRALKLTVTVEGEDTGEWVVVDLGDIVVHVMQPAIREYYNLEEIWGGKPVRVKLLPESSRTVMSGATYDEDDI, from the coding sequence ATGGAAATACAGAAATTGCAGCGCGCCGTTATTGACGCCCTCGAGGACGTCAAGGCGCAAGATATCAAGGTCTTCAACGTCACCCATCTGACCAGCCTGTTCGATCGCGTCGTCATTGCCAGCGCAACGTCGAACCGGCAAACACGTGCCCTGGCGTCCAGCGTGGCCAACCGTGGCCGCGCCCTGAAACTGACCGTCACGGTCGAAGGCGAAGACACCGGCGAATGGGTGGTGGTGGACCTGGGCGACATCGTCGTCCACGTCATGCAGCCCGCGATCCGCGAGTACTACAACCTTGAAGAAATCTGGGGCGGCAAGCCGGTACGCGTCAAGCTGTTGCCGGAATCCTCGCGCACGGTGATGTCCGGCGCGACTTACGACGAAGACGATATTTGA